From one Esox lucius isolate fEsoLuc1 chromosome 11, fEsoLuc1.pri, whole genome shotgun sequence genomic stretch:
- the prmt1 gene encoding protein arginine N-methyltransferase 1 isoform X2: protein MAETTDRMEGESSAKPAAEDMTSKDYYFDSYAHFGIHEEMLKDEVRTLTYRNSMFHNKHLFKDKVVLDVGSGTGILCMFAAKAGAKKVIGIECSSISDYAVKIVKANKMDHIVTIIKGKVEEVDLPVEGVDIIISEWMGYCLFYESMLNTVIYARDKWLKPEGLIFPDRATLYVTAIEDRQYKDYKIHCENSSKFWGWENVYGFDMSCIKEVAIKEPLVDVVDPKQLVSSACLIKEVDIYTVKIDDLSFTSPFCLQVKRNDYIHALVTYFNIEFTRCHKRTGFSTSPESPYTHWKQTVFYLDDYLTVKTGEEIFGNINMKPNSKNNRDLDFTVDIDFKGQLCEVSKTSEYRMR from the exons ATGGCGGAGACGACGGACCGAATGGAG GGAGAGAGCTCTGCCAAGCCTGCGGCAGAAGACATGACTTCCAAGGACTATTACTTTGACTCATATGCCCACTTCGGCATTCATGAG GAGATGCTAAAGGATGAAGTGCGCACACTTACCTACCGAAACTCCATGTTCCACAACAAGCATCTGTTCAAGGACAAGGTTGTTTTGGATGTGGGCAGTGGGACAGGCATTCTTTGCATGTTCGCTGCCAAAGCGGGCGCCAAGAAAGTCATAGGA ATTGAGTGCAGCAGTATCTCTGACTATGCTGTGAAGATCGTCAAGGCCAACAAAATGGACCACA TTGTGACCATTATCAAGGgtaaggtggaggaggtggacctTCCTGTTGAAGGAGTGGACATCATCATCTCTGAGTGGATGGGCTACTGCCTCTTTTACGAGTCCATGCTCAACACAGTCATCTACGCCAGGGACAAATGGCTG AAACCAGAGGGCCTGATTTTCCCAGACAGGGCTACCCTTTACGTCACAGCAATCGAGGACAGGCAGTACAAGGACTACAAAATCCACTGTGAGAATTCCTCTAaattttggg gGTGGGAGAATGTATATGGCTTTGATATGTCCTGCATCAAAGAGGTTGCCATCAAGGAACCTCTTGTGGATGTGGTGGATCCCAAACAGCTGGTCAGCAGCGCCTGCCTCATCAAG GAGGTAGACATCTACACAGTGAAAATTGATGACCTGTCGTTCACCTCGCCCTTCTGCCTGCAAGTGAAGAGGAATGACTACATCCATGCCCTCGTTACCTACTTCAACATCGAGTTCACGCGCTGCCACAAGAGGACAGGCTTCTCCACCA GTCCAGAGTCCCCATATACGCACTGGAAGCAGACTGTGTTCTACCTGGATGACTATTTGACTGTGAAGACTGGAGAGGAGATTTTTGGCAATATTAACATGAAGCCCAATTCCAAGAACAAC AGAGACCTGGACTTCACTGTTGACATCGACTTCAAGGGTCAGCTCTGTGAGGTGTCCAAGACCTCAGAGTATAGGATGCGTTAA
- the prmt1 gene encoding protein arginine N-methyltransferase 1 isoform X4, protein MAETTDRMEGESSAKPAAEDMTSKDYYFDSYAHFGIHEEMLKDEVRTLTYRNSMFHNKHLFKDKVVLDVGSGTGILCMFAAKAGAKKVIGIECSSISDYAVKIVKANKMDHIVTIIKGKVEEVDLPVEGVDIIISEWMGYCLFYESMLNTVIYARDKWLKPEGLIFPDRATLYVTAIEDRQYKDYKIHWWENVYGFDMSCIKEVAIKEPLVDVVDPKQLVSSACLIKEVDIYTVKIDDLSFTSPFCLQVKRNDYIHALVTYFNIEFTRCHKRTGFSTSPESPYTHWKQTVFYLDDYLTVKTGEEIFGNINMKPNSKNNRDLDFTVDIDFKGQLCEVSKTSEYRMR, encoded by the exons ATGGCGGAGACGACGGACCGAATGGAG GGAGAGAGCTCTGCCAAGCCTGCGGCAGAAGACATGACTTCCAAGGACTATTACTTTGACTCATATGCCCACTTCGGCATTCATGAG GAGATGCTAAAGGATGAAGTGCGCACACTTACCTACCGAAACTCCATGTTCCACAACAAGCATCTGTTCAAGGACAAGGTTGTTTTGGATGTGGGCAGTGGGACAGGCATTCTTTGCATGTTCGCTGCCAAAGCGGGCGCCAAGAAAGTCATAGGA ATTGAGTGCAGCAGTATCTCTGACTATGCTGTGAAGATCGTCAAGGCCAACAAAATGGACCACA TTGTGACCATTATCAAGGgtaaggtggaggaggtggacctTCCTGTTGAAGGAGTGGACATCATCATCTCTGAGTGGATGGGCTACTGCCTCTTTTACGAGTCCATGCTCAACACAGTCATCTACGCCAGGGACAAATGGCTG AAACCAGAGGGCCTGATTTTCCCAGACAGGGCTACCCTTTACGTCACAGCAATCGAGGACAGGCAGTACAAGGACTACAAAATCCACT gGTGGGAGAATGTATATGGCTTTGATATGTCCTGCATCAAAGAGGTTGCCATCAAGGAACCTCTTGTGGATGTGGTGGATCCCAAACAGCTGGTCAGCAGCGCCTGCCTCATCAAG GAGGTAGACATCTACACAGTGAAAATTGATGACCTGTCGTTCACCTCGCCCTTCTGCCTGCAAGTGAAGAGGAATGACTACATCCATGCCCTCGTTACCTACTTCAACATCGAGTTCACGCGCTGCCACAAGAGGACAGGCTTCTCCACCA GTCCAGAGTCCCCATATACGCACTGGAAGCAGACTGTGTTCTACCTGGATGACTATTTGACTGTGAAGACTGGAGAGGAGATTTTTGGCAATATTAACATGAAGCCCAATTCCAAGAACAAC AGAGACCTGGACTTCACTGTTGACATCGACTTCAAGGGTCAGCTCTGTGAGGTGTCCAAGACCTCAGAGTATAGGATGCGTTAA
- the prmt1 gene encoding protein arginine N-methyltransferase 1 isoform X1, with protein MAETTDRMEISQGESSAKPAAEDMTSKDYYFDSYAHFGIHEEMLKDEVRTLTYRNSMFHNKHLFKDKVVLDVGSGTGILCMFAAKAGAKKVIGIECSSISDYAVKIVKANKMDHIVTIIKGKVEEVDLPVEGVDIIISEWMGYCLFYESMLNTVIYARDKWLKPEGLIFPDRATLYVTAIEDRQYKDYKIHCENSSKFWGWENVYGFDMSCIKEVAIKEPLVDVVDPKQLVSSACLIKEVDIYTVKIDDLSFTSPFCLQVKRNDYIHALVTYFNIEFTRCHKRTGFSTSPESPYTHWKQTVFYLDDYLTVKTGEEIFGNINMKPNSKNNRDLDFTVDIDFKGQLCEVSKTSEYRMR; from the exons ATGGCGGAGACGACGGACCGAATGGAG ATTTCTCAGGGAGAGAGCTCTGCCAAGCCTGCGGCAGAAGACATGACTTCCAAGGACTATTACTTTGACTCATATGCCCACTTCGGCATTCATGAG GAGATGCTAAAGGATGAAGTGCGCACACTTACCTACCGAAACTCCATGTTCCACAACAAGCATCTGTTCAAGGACAAGGTTGTTTTGGATGTGGGCAGTGGGACAGGCATTCTTTGCATGTTCGCTGCCAAAGCGGGCGCCAAGAAAGTCATAGGA ATTGAGTGCAGCAGTATCTCTGACTATGCTGTGAAGATCGTCAAGGCCAACAAAATGGACCACA TTGTGACCATTATCAAGGgtaaggtggaggaggtggacctTCCTGTTGAAGGAGTGGACATCATCATCTCTGAGTGGATGGGCTACTGCCTCTTTTACGAGTCCATGCTCAACACAGTCATCTACGCCAGGGACAAATGGCTG AAACCAGAGGGCCTGATTTTCCCAGACAGGGCTACCCTTTACGTCACAGCAATCGAGGACAGGCAGTACAAGGACTACAAAATCCACTGTGAGAATTCCTCTAaattttggg gGTGGGAGAATGTATATGGCTTTGATATGTCCTGCATCAAAGAGGTTGCCATCAAGGAACCTCTTGTGGATGTGGTGGATCCCAAACAGCTGGTCAGCAGCGCCTGCCTCATCAAG GAGGTAGACATCTACACAGTGAAAATTGATGACCTGTCGTTCACCTCGCCCTTCTGCCTGCAAGTGAAGAGGAATGACTACATCCATGCCCTCGTTACCTACTTCAACATCGAGTTCACGCGCTGCCACAAGAGGACAGGCTTCTCCACCA GTCCAGAGTCCCCATATACGCACTGGAAGCAGACTGTGTTCTACCTGGATGACTATTTGACTGTGAAGACTGGAGAGGAGATTTTTGGCAATATTAACATGAAGCCCAATTCCAAGAACAAC AGAGACCTGGACTTCACTGTTGACATCGACTTCAAGGGTCAGCTCTGTGAGGTGTCCAAGACCTCAGAGTATAGGATGCGTTAA
- the prmt1 gene encoding protein arginine N-methyltransferase 1 isoform X3: MAETTDRMEISQGESSAKPAAEDMTSKDYYFDSYAHFGIHEEMLKDEVRTLTYRNSMFHNKHLFKDKVVLDVGSGTGILCMFAAKAGAKKVIGIECSSISDYAVKIVKANKMDHIVTIIKGKVEEVDLPVEGVDIIISEWMGYCLFYESMLNTVIYARDKWLKPEGLIFPDRATLYVTAIEDRQYKDYKIHWWENVYGFDMSCIKEVAIKEPLVDVVDPKQLVSSACLIKEVDIYTVKIDDLSFTSPFCLQVKRNDYIHALVTYFNIEFTRCHKRTGFSTSPESPYTHWKQTVFYLDDYLTVKTGEEIFGNINMKPNSKNNRDLDFTVDIDFKGQLCEVSKTSEYRMR; encoded by the exons ATGGCGGAGACGACGGACCGAATGGAG ATTTCTCAGGGAGAGAGCTCTGCCAAGCCTGCGGCAGAAGACATGACTTCCAAGGACTATTACTTTGACTCATATGCCCACTTCGGCATTCATGAG GAGATGCTAAAGGATGAAGTGCGCACACTTACCTACCGAAACTCCATGTTCCACAACAAGCATCTGTTCAAGGACAAGGTTGTTTTGGATGTGGGCAGTGGGACAGGCATTCTTTGCATGTTCGCTGCCAAAGCGGGCGCCAAGAAAGTCATAGGA ATTGAGTGCAGCAGTATCTCTGACTATGCTGTGAAGATCGTCAAGGCCAACAAAATGGACCACA TTGTGACCATTATCAAGGgtaaggtggaggaggtggacctTCCTGTTGAAGGAGTGGACATCATCATCTCTGAGTGGATGGGCTACTGCCTCTTTTACGAGTCCATGCTCAACACAGTCATCTACGCCAGGGACAAATGGCTG AAACCAGAGGGCCTGATTTTCCCAGACAGGGCTACCCTTTACGTCACAGCAATCGAGGACAGGCAGTACAAGGACTACAAAATCCACT gGTGGGAGAATGTATATGGCTTTGATATGTCCTGCATCAAAGAGGTTGCCATCAAGGAACCTCTTGTGGATGTGGTGGATCCCAAACAGCTGGTCAGCAGCGCCTGCCTCATCAAG GAGGTAGACATCTACACAGTGAAAATTGATGACCTGTCGTTCACCTCGCCCTTCTGCCTGCAAGTGAAGAGGAATGACTACATCCATGCCCTCGTTACCTACTTCAACATCGAGTTCACGCGCTGCCACAAGAGGACAGGCTTCTCCACCA GTCCAGAGTCCCCATATACGCACTGGAAGCAGACTGTGTTCTACCTGGATGACTATTTGACTGTGAAGACTGGAGAGGAGATTTTTGGCAATATTAACATGAAGCCCAATTCCAAGAACAAC AGAGACCTGGACTTCACTGTTGACATCGACTTCAAGGGTCAGCTCTGTGAGGTGTCCAAGACCTCAGAGTATAGGATGCGTTAA